CGCAGCAGGGTCCACTCCATGCCGGAGGCGCGCAGCAGCTCCTCGTTGGCACGCTGCCACCGCGTGATGAGGTCGTCGGCGTCCGGGTCGAGCACGGCCGCCGCGGAGAGTTTCACCAGACGCCGCACTCCAGCCTTGGACGCGGCACGGACAAACCGGGCGTCGTCGTCACCGGCGATGCGGTTGGTGACGAGAAAGGCCGTCCCCACACCCGCCAGAGCGCGGGCCAGCGACTGCGGATCGCCGTGATCCGCAGCGACCGTCTCCAGGGTCACGGGCATGCCCGTGACCCTCGCGGGATCCCTCGTCATGAGCCGAACGCGCAGGCCGGAGGGGAAGCGCCGGACCAACTCCCGGCCCACCGTCCCGGTCGCCCCGGTCACGAGGATCACCGGGCCCTCCCCGCCCTCTCTCCGCTGCGAGCCCACAGCCCTCGATCCGCTCACCGCAAGCGCCTCCTTATTCGTGACCGTTTCATGTGGATTCCGATTCCTGTACGGCGGAAGGTTCGCGCGAAGCGCCATCCGAAGTAAGATACAAACTGGACGGTTTTTTTATTGGGTCTCCGGGCTCATGATCGGAGGAGGCCACCATGGCGCAACAGGATCGAGCCATTCGCACACGGCAGACGCTGCTCTCGGCGGCGGCAAAGGTCTTCGAGGAACGCGGCTACCAGTCCGCGACCATCAGCGAGATCCTCACCACGGCCGGCGTCACCAAGGGAGCCCTGTACTTCCACTTCCCCTCGAAGGAACACCTGGCAGAGGGAGTCCTTCAGGAGCAGGGCCAGCAGCTGCCCATTCCCGATCGCGCCAGCAAGATCCAGCAGCTCGTCGACACGGTGATGGTGTACGCCTACCGCCTGCAGACCGACCCGATGGTCCAGGCAGGTGTCCGGCTGACGCTCGACCAGCAGGCCCACGGGCTCGACCGCAGCGCTCCCTTCACGCAATGGGGCGAGATCATCCAGACGCTGCTGGACAAGGCCCAGAGCCAGGGCGAGCTGCTGCCCCATGTCGTACCGGCCGAGACCGCCGAGGTCCTGGTGGGCTCCTTCGCCGGAGTACAGGCCATGTCCCAGGCCATGCGTGACCACCAGGATCTGCTGTTCAGGGCCTCCGCCCTGCTGCGCCATGTGCTGCCCAGCGTTGTACTGTCCTCCGTACTCACCTCCGTGGACCTCAGCGAGAGCCGTGGCGCGAAGGTCTTCGCCGAACTGCAGGCGCTGGAGGCCGAGCAGGCCCCGCCGACCAGCGCTGGCTGAGCGCTGGTACACGCCCCCTCCCGGTCGCCCGGCTCCAGGTACGCCGTCAGGGCCGAAGCCAGCTCGTCGCCGTCCGGGGCCCAGGCGATGCAACCGTCGGGCCGTACGAGCAGCGCATCGCAGGAGATCTCGGGCGCCGGGGCGGCACGGACGACACGCAGCGACCCGGACCAGTCCCGGACCTGCTCCGCATACCGGCTGCCCCGCTCCCCGAGAAGCAGCAGCACCGGCCGCCCCCGCGGAGCAGCCCGAGCACATCGGTCGGCCCCTCCCCCGTGGTCAGCGGCACATTGCGCAGAAACCTTCCTTCCCAAGCGGAGGAATGCCCCGTACGGCAAGGCAGCACCGCGTCCTGGGCACTGATCATCGCACCGAGCCTGCTGTTCTCCGCCCCCCTGGACAGCAGATCACCGAACAGCTCCCGCAGCGGGTCGAGTTCGGCTCCCGGCCGCATCAGGGCGAGCTGAACCCGCGTGTTGTCGACGACCCGCTGCGCGGCGGGCCTGCGCTCCTGGTCGTAGGTGTCGAGCAGCCCCTCCCCCGCGTTGCCACGCACCGTGAGCGCCAGCTTCCAGCCGAGATTGACGGCGTCGAGCAGCCCCGTGCTCAGCCCTTGACCACCGATGGGGAAGTGCACGTGCGCCGCGTCGCCCGCCAGCAGGATGCGTCCGGCGCGGTAGGTGCGGGCGATCCGGGAGAAGTCGCTGAACCTGCTCAGCCACCGCGGTTCGCTCATGGCGATGTCACGCCCGGCGATCCGGCCGACCTCGCAGCGCAGCTCGTCGAGGGTGGGCGGCCGGTACCGGTCGCTGTGCTCCCGTTGGCAGTTGAGCGTCCGCAGGTGGACCCCGCCGTCCGGGTCCGCCTTGGCGACGATCCAGCCGCGCCGGGTGCGGTGCCAGCCCGGGCGCAGCTCGTCCGGCCGCTGGAGGCGGACCCGGCCCATCAACGCGGACACGGTCGCCGGATACACCCGGCAGCCGATGCCCGCGAGCTCGCGCACCGTGCTGCGCGCACCGTCCGCCCCCACCACGTACTCCGCCCGCCAGCTCCAGCACCCCTG
This DNA window, taken from Streptomyces sp. NBC_01445, encodes the following:
- a CDS encoding ScbR family autoregulator-binding transcription factor, whose product is MAQQDRAIRTRQTLLSAAAKVFEERGYQSATISEILTTAGVTKGALYFHFPSKEHLAEGVLQEQGQQLPIPDRASKIQQLVDTVMVYAYRLQTDPMVQAGVRLTLDQQAHGLDRSAPFTQWGEIIQTLLDKAQSQGELLPHVVPAETAEVLVGSFAGVQAMSQAMRDHQDLLFRASALLRHVLPSVVLSSVLTSVDLSESRGAKVFAELQALEAEQAPPTSAG